AAATTATCACTTTAACAGACCATGCCGGTTAGAATACTCATGGTGTGCCTTGGAAACATCTGTCGATCTCCTTTGGCAGAAGGGATTTTACAGTCCAAACTACCCAGGGAACACTTTATTGTAGATTCTGCCGGAACCGGTAACTGGCACGTAGGCAAGCAACCCGACTCCCGCTCCATCGCTATCGCAAAAAGTAAAGGGCTCGATATCACCCACCAACGAGGACGCCATTTTAACGTGGCGGATTTTGACCGGTACGACCATATCTATGTGATGGATTCCAGCAATTACAGCGATGTCTTACAGCTGGCTCCAAATGCACCAGCCAAAAACAAAGTCAACATGATACTGGACGAGTTATTCCCCAATGAAAATGTTGATGTCCCGGATCCCTATTATGGACTTGAAAATGGCTTTTCTAATGTTTACAATATGCTCGATGAAGCTTGTACACTGATCGCCACGAAGCTATTACAATAGCACAAGTCATAAATTCAAAGAAGTATTTACTACTACACAAAATAGAAAAGCCATCTTTTACAAGATGGCTTTTCAACGAAACAAATATAAAAAAAATCTCCTACTACACTCTTTATCAAGGGCATTACCATGCCTATTAACCCATCAATTCCTATATACTATCTTAACAGCAAGGGAACACCATTGGGAATTGCATTATTTTGACAGACGAGCAATACCAGCACTCCAGACCATATTCGGTTAAAACCTG
The Flavobacterium kingsejongi genome window above contains:
- a CDS encoding low molecular weight protein-tyrosine-phosphatase encodes the protein MPVRILMVCLGNICRSPLAEGILQSKLPREHFIVDSAGTGNWHVGKQPDSRSIAIAKSKGLDITHQRGRHFNVADFDRYDHIYVMDSSNYSDVLQLAPNAPAKNKVNMILDELFPNENVDVPDPYYGLENGFSNVYNMLDEACTLIATKLLQ